In Numidum massiliense, a single genomic region encodes these proteins:
- a CDS encoding CDP-glycerol glycerophosphotransferase family protein, protein MRPSSDTRDRNTRVLKGEKRGCESSMVTFLEWNPVIQTALLFFIFLSLNKNFLVKTGKFAKVFIRRSLVVIVYHLAKLFPRDKQLIVFGAENGNGFRGNPKYLFLEAIEEDGLRCVWVLKNKRAVKRVRQLGYEAYYYHSLKGIFMQLRAKTFIHSHSIHDDFNRMLLGGATSINTWHGVGLKKVWGANKRTFTYKAMHEPKRLKRFFNMRVVHTQTAKNNYVISTSERVSSYYPETFLVSPKNVLQMGQARNDVFFYESDEEKEFPEYIKREKIITYMPTHRNHGKKDTDINDVLDFKAIDAFCETYGYKFLVKRHMYSNGHVSKLLKHVIDVSHDNLDPQLLLKYTDILITDYSSCYTDYLLLDRPVVFYCYDLEKYLKTSNEMYYEYDEVTPGPHVREFEELLQTLTDFASGIDDYKDERERVLNIFYAKENQGRVAKKQWAYLRDNIIANGGNNRVMNKPEKDNVSSLTG, encoded by the coding sequence ATGCGACCGTCGTCTGATACGCGCGATCGCAACACGCGGGTGCTCAAAGGAGAGAAAAGAGGTTGTGAATCGTCCATGGTAACTTTTTTGGAATGGAATCCTGTCATCCAAACAGCGCTTTTGTTCTTCATATTCCTTTCCTTGAACAAAAACTTTTTGGTAAAGACAGGGAAGTTTGCGAAAGTATTCATAAGACGGTCGTTGGTCGTCATCGTTTACCATTTGGCAAAACTGTTCCCGCGAGACAAGCAACTCATCGTGTTTGGTGCCGAAAACGGCAACGGTTTTCGCGGGAACCCAAAATACTTGTTTTTAGAAGCGATCGAGGAAGACGGTCTGCGCTGTGTGTGGGTGTTAAAAAACAAACGCGCGGTAAAGCGCGTCCGCCAGCTCGGTTACGAAGCGTATTATTACCATTCGTTAAAAGGAATATTTATGCAATTGCGTGCCAAAACGTTTATTCATTCACATTCCATTCACGACGATTTTAACCGCATGCTGCTCGGAGGTGCTACTTCGATCAATACGTGGCACGGCGTCGGCTTAAAAAAGGTGTGGGGTGCCAACAAAAGGACATTTACGTATAAAGCGATGCACGAACCGAAACGCCTCAAACGGTTTTTCAACATGCGCGTTGTGCATACGCAAACGGCGAAAAACAATTACGTCATCTCGACGAGCGAGCGGGTATCGTCGTATTACCCAGAGACATTTCTCGTATCGCCAAAAAATGTGTTACAAATGGGGCAAGCGCGTAACGACGTCTTCTTTTATGAATCAGACGAAGAGAAGGAATTTCCGGAATATATTAAAAGGGAAAAAATTATTACGTACATGCCAACGCATAGAAACCACGGTAAAAAGGACACTGATATTAACGATGTCCTAGATTTCAAGGCCATCGACGCGTTTTGTGAAACTTATGGATATAAGTTTTTAGTAAAACGCCACATGTATAGCAACGGGCACGTGTCAAAGTTGTTGAAGCACGTCATCGACGTCAGTCACGACAATCTAGATCCGCAGTTGCTTTTAAAGTATACAGACATATTAATCACAGATTACTCGAGTTGTTATACGGACTACTTGTTGCTTGACCGGCCTGTTGTTTTTTACTGTTACGATCTGGAAAAATACTTAAAAACGTCTAATGAGATGTATTACGAGTACGACGAAGTTACCCCGGGGCCGCACGTGCGCGAATTTGAAGAATTACTGCAGACGTTAACCGACTTCGCCTCCGGGATCGACGACTATAAAGACGAGCGGGAGAGAGTGTTGAATATTTTCTATGCGAAAGAAAATCAAGGGAGGGTTGCCAAAAAGCAGTGGGCGTATTTGCGTGATAACATTATTGCGAACGGCGGCAATAACCGCGTGATGAACAAGCCGGAGAAAGATAACGTATCGTCGTTGACGGGCTAG
- a CDS encoding DUF4309 domain-containing protein yields MFTGSAWGIRMRRTFFSLISVVLVFALAACGSGAKDKDVSKGSAEEKQDGKPENSGKGTNSNSKKTEQESLEKNSTDKKGDHAEKEDAEKTEGDRSGQATDDEGVASEDDEETDASRSEEDVKGDGEGEEAGAKDARKETVARDSEGGSDKSPDKKHQEPKAIHPLFKLNKETLQLASQGILNGIDIPLATEQAEIEKRWGEPDERGVYEVDYIAYNAQNVVFHIYQSTVSSITLLADVRLDEVTRILGSPGSEGTSMKDGTWSVVYNSGEYEIYFSWETKNADSCRVLFKHQ; encoded by the coding sequence TTGTTCACGGGAAGCGCATGGGGTATACGCATGCGGCGCACATTTTTTTCACTCATTTCTGTCGTACTCGTTTTTGCACTAGCCGCATGTGGCAGTGGGGCGAAGGACAAGGACGTATCAAAGGGGAGTGCAGAAGAGAAACAGGACGGAAAACCGGAGAATAGCGGAAAGGGAACGAATAGCAATAGCAAGAAGACGGAACAAGAGAGTCTGGAGAAAAACAGTACGGATAAAAAGGGCGACCACGCCGAGAAAGAAGATGCTGAAAAAACAGAAGGAGATCGCTCCGGGCAAGCAACGGATGACGAAGGCGTCGCGTCAGAGGATGACGAAGAAACTGACGCTAGTCGTTCCGAGGAAGATGTAAAAGGGGACGGAGAGGGAGAAGAAGCGGGTGCGAAGGACGCTCGAAAGGAAACCGTCGCTAGGGACAGCGAAGGCGGTTCCGACAAATCTCCCGACAAGAAACACCAAGAGCCAAAAGCGATCCACCCACTATTCAAATTGAATAAAGAAACGCTACAGTTAGCATCACAAGGGATCTTAAACGGCATCGACATCCCTTTAGCCACTGAGCAAGCAGAAATTGAAAAGAGGTGGGGGGAACCGGACGAACGCGGCGTTTACGAAGTCGATTACATTGCTTACAATGCGCAAAACGTAGTCTTTCACATCTACCAATCAACCGTTTCGTCAATCACTCTGTTGGCGGATGTACGACTCGACGAAGTGACGCGCATCCTCGGCTCCCCTGGCTCGGAAGGCACAAGCATGAAGGATGGAACCTGGTCTGTCGTGTACAATTCGGGGGAGTATGAAATATATTTCTCATGGGAGACGAAAAATGCGGATAGTTGTCGGGTGCTGTTTAAGCATCAATAA
- a CDS encoding ISLre2 family transposase, with protein sequence MLSFWESLRIRLMEVMADLFGEFLEQLDQMMTTHYKEKYGWKSERLDSREFTSFFGTVSYKRHLMYDRNGNAHYPVDEAIGLKRRKRYSPDLMMLGAELAAAPGMTYRLASEVTQKLAGITISHTTFQRLVKEAGEAQAVMDAEKRDRIFEDTVIPNSPSVKHLYCEADGLYVKGRGKGIEIKNMLAYTGWEQNGQRVSLTDRHVFSTVESVDDFWEIGYAAIRHRWDLSHTHVATNADAASWISEERVQNTFSEATSVVRQLDPFHVKRSIRRGLSRQPRLIPQIEKAISEKNKDRFKAVIDTAQGNAETEREEKRIENMQKYLEGHWEILCDWREVSPDVPKNARRMGCMESNQRRLAYRMKRRGMYWSEEGAQAIAKVQQGVTNGTLRQALLTVWPNRQVTQKLKRHARRIGKSDHIGVQVGRIQVGAASASSAIGYLDKVVNRRP encoded by the coding sequence ATGTTGTCGTTTTGGGAAAGCTTACGTATTCGCCTGATGGAAGTGATGGCTGATCTGTTCGGAGAATTTTTGGAGCAGCTCGATCAGATGATGACGACGCATTACAAGGAAAAATACGGTTGGAAAAGTGAGCGATTGGACAGCCGGGAGTTCACCAGTTTTTTTGGGACAGTGTCCTATAAACGCCACTTGATGTACGACCGAAACGGAAACGCACATTACCCTGTCGATGAGGCAATCGGTTTAAAACGCCGTAAAAGATACAGCCCAGACCTTATGATGCTCGGAGCAGAGTTAGCTGCAGCGCCGGGAATGACCTACCGCCTCGCCTCAGAGGTCACGCAAAAACTTGCCGGTATAACGATCAGCCATACGACGTTTCAGCGCTTAGTAAAAGAAGCAGGTGAAGCTCAAGCTGTCATGGATGCTGAAAAAAGGGATCGAATTTTTGAGGATACGGTAATTCCTAACTCTCCGTCCGTTAAGCACTTATATTGCGAAGCAGATGGCTTATACGTCAAAGGGAGAGGCAAAGGAATAGAGATCAAAAATATGCTTGCCTATACCGGGTGGGAGCAAAACGGACAGCGTGTCTCGTTAACAGATCGTCACGTCTTTTCTACCGTTGAATCGGTGGATGACTTTTGGGAAATAGGTTATGCAGCGATTCGACATCGTTGGGATCTCTCACATACACATGTGGCGACTAATGCGGATGCGGCTTCATGGATCTCTGAGGAACGCGTTCAAAATACCTTTTCTGAAGCGACATCGGTTGTCCGCCAATTGGATCCTTTTCACGTAAAGAGGAGTATTCGTCGCGGGTTGAGCCGCCAGCCAAGGCTCATTCCTCAAATTGAAAAGGCAATATCCGAAAAAAATAAGGATAGGTTTAAAGCGGTGATTGATACGGCACAGGGAAATGCAGAGACGGAGCGAGAGGAAAAGCGTATCGAGAACATGCAGAAGTATCTTGAAGGGCACTGGGAGATCCTCTGCGACTGGCGTGAGGTTAGTCCAGACGTGCCAAAAAATGCTCGTAGGATGGGATGCATGGAATCGAACCAGAGACGTCTGGCATACCGCATGAAACGTCGTGGCATGTACTGGAGTGAAGAAGGGGCTCAAGCCATCGCCAAAGTACAACAAGGCGTTACCAATGGGACGTTGAGACAGGCATTATTAACTGTCTGGCCCAACCGCCAAGTGACACAAAAACTAAAACGCCATGCGAGGCGAATAGGTAAGTCGGATCACATTGGGGTTCAAGTTGGCAGGATCCAAGTAGGTGCCGCATCAGCTTCAAGTGCTATTGGGTATTTGGATAAGGTGGTTAATCGCCGTCCTTGA
- a CDS encoding CAT RNA binding domain-containing protein, whose protein sequence is MKIKKVLNNSAVIVQDQQEEKIVLAPGVGF, encoded by the coding sequence ATGAAAATAAAGAAGGTGCTCAATAATAGCGCCGTCATCGTACAAGATCAACAAGAAGAAAAAATCGTTCTCGCCCCTGGAGTCGGCTTCTAA
- a CDS encoding LysE family translocator yields the protein MDISTILYFTAVSALLTLAPGPDILFVAAQSVSHGKKAGLATALGLCSGLTVHTLAAALGISAILHQSTLAFQAIKYAGICYLLFLAWQALREGKQAPTAGTVKRQTLGQLYRRGIFMNVLNPKVSLFFLAFLPQFVSPQAGNAPLQMIFLGILFMVQAVCIFFLVALLSGSVGKKLWEKPRVARYVGLAKALLFVLIGLRLALGDD from the coding sequence ATGGATATTTCTACTATCCTTTATTTTACTGCCGTTTCAGCGCTACTGACACTTGCACCTGGGCCAGATATTTTGTTCGTCGCCGCGCAAAGCGTATCTCACGGTAAAAAAGCAGGGCTTGCGACTGCGTTAGGGTTGTGCTCTGGTCTTACCGTGCATACCCTCGCCGCCGCCCTCGGCATTTCCGCGATTTTGCACCAGTCGACGCTCGCCTTTCAAGCGATTAAATACGCCGGAATCTGCTACTTGTTGTTCCTCGCGTGGCAAGCGTTGCGCGAAGGGAAACAAGCGCCAACTGCAGGTACCGTGAAACGCCAAACGTTAGGACAGCTGTACCGGCGCGGGATCTTTATGAACGTGCTGAATCCGAAAGTATCTTTGTTTTTCCTAGCCTTTCTGCCGCAGTTCGTTTCGCCGCAAGCGGGGAACGCGCCTTTACAGATGATTTTTTTAGGGATCTTGTTCATGGTTCAGGCGGTATGCATTTTCTTCCTTGTGGCCCTCTTGTCCGGCAGCGTCGGCAAAAAGCTGTGGGAAAAACCGCGGGTAGCACGATACGTCGGCTTAGCGAAAGCGCTGCTCTTTGTGTTGATCGGCTTACGTCTTGCGTTAGGGGATGATTGA
- a CDS encoding TasA family protein, translating to MTKRTKILSTLGVLVFAIALITAGSFALFTSEASNEGNTLNAGTLELVNAHGSHAFYINNVAPGDSGTETVKVHNKGTLDAWVKVSKVETSGALFDGSHPVQLQHSEDVIKIEAGGYGDVPVNWVFPREAGNEYQGQTGKVNIHVQGVQVKNNDDPNNIDW from the coding sequence GTGACAAAAAGAACTAAAATTTTATCGACGTTAGGCGTTTTGGTATTTGCCATCGCCCTCATTACCGCTGGGTCTTTCGCACTCTTCACTTCGGAAGCGTCCAACGAAGGAAATACGCTCAACGCGGGGACGTTAGAACTCGTAAATGCGCACGGCAGCCATGCCTTCTACATTAACAACGTGGCACCTGGCGACAGCGGTACCGAAACGGTGAAAGTACATAACAAAGGTACGCTCGACGCTTGGGTAAAAGTGTCAAAGGTTGAAACGAGCGGTGCGCTCTTCGATGGTAGCCACCCGGTTCAACTGCAGCACAGCGAAGACGTTATCAAAATTGAAGCTGGCGGCTACGGCGACGTGCCTGTCAACTGGGTCTTCCCGCGCGAAGCTGGCAACGAGTACCAAGGACAAACCGGTAAAGTTAACATTCACGTCCAAGGGGTACAAGTGAAAAACAACGACGATCCGAACAACATTGACTGGTAA
- the sipW gene encoding signal peptidase I SipW, which yields MKAKGAKKWISRIATTVVVVVLLLMILMTVSTVTAGGPLNPLGYELFVVLSGSMEPSMQTGSVILVKHTDAEQQPYKKGDIITFRAEGQTLITHRVQEVERDGDSYKYITKGDNNDAIDPNPVHPEQVVGHFSGVHIPYLGHVLAFARSKAGIALLLIIPGLYLIVTQIVSLLRLKEKEKSAHESAD from the coding sequence ATGAAAGCGAAGGGCGCAAAAAAGTGGATCAGCCGCATCGCAACGACAGTCGTTGTCGTTGTCTTGCTCTTAATGATATTAATGACCGTGTCGACCGTCACTGCAGGCGGGCCACTAAATCCGCTAGGATATGAACTGTTTGTCGTCTTATCCGGCTCAATGGAACCTTCCATGCAGACTGGTTCTGTCATTCTCGTCAAACATACCGACGCGGAGCAGCAACCGTACAAAAAAGGTGACATCATCACGTTTCGCGCTGAAGGGCAAACGCTCATCACGCACCGCGTTCAAGAAGTCGAACGCGACGGGGACAGCTACAAGTACATTACAAAAGGTGACAACAACGACGCCATCGATCCTAACCCGGTACATCCGGAACAAGTCGTCGGTCATTTTAGCGGGGTCCACATCCCTTATTTGGGCCATGTGCTCGCCTTTGCCCGTTCGAAGGCAGGGATCGCTTTATTGCTCATTATTCCCGGCCTATATCTCATCGTCACCCAAATCGTTTCGTTGCTACGACTTAAGGAAAAAGAAAAGTCGGCACACGAGTCGGCAGATTGA
- a CDS encoding ABC transporter ATP-binding protein — MACIVDSANQTKDHAIRSLFFCERKRVVKRTTIGTPLYAIKRTDELLELVGLADAENRRISHYSGGMKQRLGIAQALIHRPKLVMLDEPVSALDPLGRRDVLNLLGQLKRETTVLFSTHVLHDAEAVSDSVLIMHEGQLKLSARLQEIRQKHQRGTVVIEGDEELAPLAKEWQRQGVISHFSQEGLAYKLVVDDLAQARMSLLQSLAAHRVSLSRFETGNTSLEQLFMEVVQS, encoded by the coding sequence GTGGCATGCATTGTCGATTCTGCCAATCAGACTAAGGATCACGCGATTCGTAGTCTTTTTTTTTGTGAACGAAAACGTGTCGTTAAGCGTACTACAATCGGTACGCCTTTATACGCGATAAAGCGGACCGACGAACTACTGGAGCTCGTCGGTCTCGCTGACGCCGAGAACCGTCGGATTAGTCACTACTCCGGCGGGATGAAACAGCGTCTCGGGATTGCGCAAGCACTCATTCACCGTCCGAAACTCGTCATGTTGGATGAACCAGTTTCCGCACTAGACCCGCTCGGTAGGCGAGACGTACTCAACTTGCTTGGTCAGCTTAAGCGGGAAACGACTGTATTATTTTCCACGCACGTGTTGCACGACGCCGAGGCGGTTAGTGACTCGGTCTTAATTATGCATGAAGGACAGTTGAAACTATCTGCTCGTTTACAAGAGATCCGCCAGAAACATCAACGAGGTACAGTTGTCATCGAAGGTGACGAGGAACTAGCACCGCTTGCAAAGGAGTGGCAGCGGCAAGGGGTGATCAGTCACTTTTCTCAAGAGGGGTTGGCCTACAAACTGGTCGTGGACGATCTGGCGCAGGCAAGAATGAGCCTCCTTCAATCCCTCGCCGCTCACCGCGTGTCGCTGTCGCGGTTTGAGACGGGGAACACGTCACTAGAGCAACTGTTTATGGAGGTGGTACAGTCATGA
- a CDS encoding LysR family transcriptional regulator yields the protein MDQQLLVFVTVVEKENFSRAAEKLHMTQPAVSQYVQALERRVGARLLERSNKFIRPTKAGEVVLHHALEIIALYSRMQGLVDEMMYKASGSLAIGASYTFGEYVLPRLIAELHAAYPLIKPTVVIGNTRYIADRVANRQLDVGIVEGDVAPDNAYVAPFADDAMVVVVGANHRLAQQSRVAIADLAQEAWVVREVGSGTRSVTEHMFAENGLKPSSVMEFGSTQLIKQAVEEGLGISFLSHWAIRKELALRTLHVVPLKGFPFVRQFSLVTQRTPFQTKAMELFLELLRTRVPQMSEG from the coding sequence ATGGATCAACAACTACTCGTGTTTGTAACCGTGGTGGAAAAAGAAAACTTTTCGCGAGCGGCGGAAAAACTGCACATGACTCAGCCAGCGGTCAGCCAGTACGTCCAGGCGCTGGAACGACGCGTCGGCGCGCGTTTGTTAGAGCGGAGCAACAAATTCATTCGTCCGACTAAGGCTGGCGAGGTCGTGTTGCACCATGCGCTAGAGATTATTGCGTTGTATTCGCGGATGCAAGGTCTGGTCGATGAAATGATGTATAAAGCGAGTGGCAGTCTGGCAATCGGGGCGAGTTATACGTTTGGCGAATACGTTTTGCCGCGCCTGATCGCTGAGCTACACGCCGCCTATCCGTTAATCAAGCCAACTGTGGTAATCGGCAATACGCGTTACATCGCCGACCGCGTCGCCAACCGCCAGTTAGACGTCGGCATTGTTGAAGGGGATGTTGCCCCCGATAACGCTTATGTGGCGCCCTTCGCCGACGATGCGATGGTCGTTGTCGTCGGTGCGAATCATCGATTGGCGCAGCAGTCGCGCGTAGCGATCGCCGATTTGGCGCAGGAGGCGTGGGTCGTCCGCGAAGTCGGGTCAGGTACGCGTAGCGTAACCGAGCACATGTTTGCCGAGAACGGTCTCAAGCCGTCGTCAGTCATGGAATTTGGTAGTACGCAGCTCATTAAGCAAGCAGTGGAGGAAGGGCTCGGCATCTCCTTTTTATCGCACTGGGCAATTCGCAAAGAACTCGCCTTGCGTACGCTACATGTTGTGCCGCTAAAAGGGTTTCCATTCGTGCGGCAGTTTTCGCTCGTGACACAGCGGACGCCATTTCAAACGAAGGCGATGGAGCTGTTCCTCGAGTTGTTAAGGACAAGGGTTCCGCAAATGTCGGAAGGTTAA